From the Dendrosporobacter quercicolus genome, one window contains:
- a CDS encoding cupin domain-containing protein, producing the protein MANLFPELITNLPKADLPFANYQAYISQGEKHQIIFMQFDEDIDIPEHSHESQWGVVLEGKIELIIDGVKNTYTKGDSYSIGKGINHSGKIFAGYADITFFNQKDRYSTK; encoded by the coding sequence ATGGCTAATTTATTTCCTGAACTGATTACCAACCTTCCTAAAGCAGATTTACCCTTTGCAAATTATCAAGCATACATTTCTCAAGGGGAAAAGCATCAAATTATTTTCATGCAATTTGATGAAGATATAGACATTCCTGAACATTCTCATGAAAGTCAATGGGGAGTAGTACTCGAAGGTAAGATAGAGTTAATTATCGATGGTGTGAAAAACACTTATACCAAAGGAGATAGTTACTCTATTGGGAAAGGTATTAATCATTCCGGTAAAATATTTGCCGGTTATGCCGATATAACTTTTTTTAATCAAAAAGACCGATATAGCACAAAATAA
- a CDS encoding class I SAM-dependent methyltransferase, whose product MQLTMSCYSTFLHHIDPNQILTEAYRILRAGGRAGLIHWTYDPKTPRGPGMDIRPKPEEMINWALQAGFQLEKEEVIDLPPYHYGFVAYKR is encoded by the coding sequence ATGCAATTGACTATGTCATGCTATTCAACATTTTTGCATCATATTGACCCAAATCAAATACTGACTGAAGCATATCGCATTCTGAGAGCTGGTGGCCGGGCAGGCCTTATCCATTGGACCTATGATCCCAAGACGCCGCGGGGACCTGGCATGGACATCCGCCCGAAACCGGAAGAAATGATAAACTGGGCATTACAGGCAGGTTTCCAGCTGGAAAAAGAAGAAGTAATTGATTTGCCGCCTTATCATTACGGCTTTGTGGCGTATAAGCGTTAA
- a CDS encoding putative ABC transporter permease, with amino-acid sequence MIIYGLIGWCLEIVWTGLGSLLSGDIRLTAQTYLWMFPIYGLAAVLFEPLHDAIRLWPLGARGGVWMLLCFTVEYLSGWMLRSAIGAAPWDYSAAVFHIHGLIRLDYAPAWFGAGLLFERLHDWLDSNRIYRS; translated from the coding sequence GTGATTATATACGGATTGATAGGCTGGTGTCTGGAAATTGTCTGGACGGGATTAGGATCGTTGCTGAGCGGAGATATCCGGCTGACGGCGCAGACGTATTTGTGGATGTTTCCTATCTATGGGCTGGCGGCGGTATTGTTTGAGCCGTTGCATGATGCAATCAGGCTTTGGCCGCTAGGGGCCCGCGGGGGCGTTTGGATGCTGCTCTGCTTTACTGTAGAGTATCTCAGCGGCTGGATGCTGCGCAGCGCAATTGGCGCCGCCCCCTGGGATTATTCCGCTGCTGTCTTTCATATTCATGGCTTGATTCGTCTGGATTATGCGCCGGCCTGGTTTGGTGCGGGCCTGTTGTTCGAACGGCTGCATGATTGGCTGGACAGCAACCGGATATACCGGTCATGA
- a CDS encoding LysR family transcriptional regulator: MNSKELHYVVTIAEERSITNAANKLFVSQSTLSHSLAKLEERLGIPLFDRSTIPLKPTLAGELFVNTANKIFQLDRELQQQIQDVANFKHGSFTIGVTHLAERSYLPLVLPRFYKKYPGISIILKVAGLNQLETMLLKNMVDFAIIIPLDNPSIEYKPIFTMNVLIAMPLSHPLAKKHSQTGSNYPEIDLTELKNEDFILLPQGRKLRETILTACKAAGFSPKISLEVSNLDTAHALVAEGYGVTFIMDIITRNDPKKDKIAYFKIKNTRIQQTFCLGYLKKKYLPKAIDEFLYPQDIQV, from the coding sequence ATGAACAGCAAAGAATTGCACTATGTGGTAACCATAGCGGAAGAACGAAGCATAACCAACGCCGCCAATAAACTGTTTGTGTCTCAGTCAACACTGAGCCATTCTTTGGCCAAACTTGAGGAGCGTCTTGGCATTCCCTTATTTGATCGTTCCACTATTCCTTTAAAGCCGACTCTTGCCGGTGAGCTATTTGTAAACACAGCTAATAAAATATTTCAGTTGGACAGAGAGCTGCAGCAGCAAATTCAGGATGTTGCCAACTTTAAGCATGGTTCTTTTACCATCGGCGTGACCCACCTTGCCGAACGGTCTTATCTGCCATTGGTTTTACCCCGTTTTTACAAAAAGTATCCCGGTATATCAATTATTCTTAAAGTGGCCGGTTTAAATCAACTGGAAACAATGCTGCTTAAAAACATGGTGGATTTCGCCATTATCATCCCCCTTGATAATCCCAGCATTGAATATAAACCTATTTTTACTATGAACGTGCTGATTGCCATGCCGCTAAGCCATCCCCTGGCCAAAAAACATTCGCAAACCGGAAGCAATTATCCCGAAATCGATTTAACAGAGTTAAAAAATGAAGATTTTATCCTTTTGCCACAAGGAAGGAAGCTGCGTGAAACAATTCTTACAGCCTGTAAAGCCGCCGGCTTTTCTCCCAAAATTTCTCTTGAAGTTTCTAACCTGGATACTGCGCATGCGTTAGTTGCTGAAGGATATGGCGTAACATTTATAATGGATATTATTACACGTAATGATCCTAAAAAAGATAAAATTGCCTATTTCAAAATTAAAAACACCCGAATTCAACAAACTTTTTGTTTGGGGTACTTGAAAAAAAAGTATCTGCCAAAAGCCATTGACGAATTTCTTTATCCGCAAGATATACAGGTATGA
- the allB gene encoding allantoinase AllB, whose product MTIADLVIENVNLYSEGGIIHSGVAVKDGKIVVIAADRYLPPARNVIDGKGQHLLPGGIDPHVHFRDPGKTERETFQTGTMAAAAGGVTTICEHPISMPPPYSPELLKRRIAVASQQSVVDFAFFGAAGADKLEEIPRISREEMIAFKTFFHKPPEGREEEFAGLTMANDAKIYEGFCAIAKTGKILAIHAENDDIIAEQIKKLRKAGKVTGIHHAESRPPISEVEAVAKVLCIAAETGTRVQLCHISTGAAAELVKKAKQRGQEVYLETCPHYLLANESALEKLGPFAKCNPPLRKQEIVDDLWRYVQDGTVDLIGSDHGPFLPSEKEIGYQDIFTAPAGFPGIDLRLPLLLNAMKSGKITLKRIIELICTNPAKTYGLYPQKGAIRIGADADFVMVDLERAFVVDRQKGYSRSADTARLYDGLLLYGLPTMTIVRGRVVMRNGIVAAEDAGWGQLVTVSK is encoded by the coding sequence TTGACTATTGCAGATTTAGTAATAGAAAATGTAAATCTTTATAGCGAAGGCGGAATAATTCATTCCGGTGTAGCCGTAAAAGATGGAAAAATTGTGGTAATTGCTGCAGATAGGTATCTTCCCCCGGCAAGGAATGTAATTGATGGGAAGGGACAGCATCTTTTGCCTGGCGGTATTGATCCCCATGTTCATTTTCGTGATCCTGGGAAAACGGAACGGGAGACATTCCAAACAGGAACTATGGCAGCGGCTGCAGGTGGGGTAACAACAATATGTGAACACCCGATCTCTATGCCGCCGCCATACTCGCCGGAGTTGCTGAAGCGCAGAATTGCGGTCGCCAGCCAACAGTCAGTGGTCGATTTCGCCTTTTTTGGCGCCGCCGGCGCTGATAAACTGGAGGAAATTCCCCGGATTTCCCGGGAAGAAATGATTGCCTTTAAAACCTTTTTTCACAAGCCTCCCGAGGGACGGGAGGAAGAGTTTGCCGGTCTGACAATGGCCAATGATGCCAAAATATATGAAGGATTTTGTGCAATTGCCAAAACCGGTAAAATACTGGCGATCCATGCGGAAAACGATGATATTATTGCTGAGCAAATCAAAAAACTGCGAAAAGCCGGAAAAGTGACCGGAATTCATCATGCCGAATCCCGGCCACCAATTTCCGAAGTTGAAGCGGTGGCTAAGGTCCTGTGTATTGCAGCAGAAACGGGTACACGTGTGCAGCTTTGCCACATCTCTACGGGGGCTGCCGCCGAACTTGTTAAAAAGGCCAAGCAACGGGGGCAGGAAGTATATCTGGAAACCTGTCCGCACTATTTATTGGCAAATGAAAGCGCGCTAGAGAAACTGGGCCCGTTTGCAAAATGTAATCCGCCGTTACGGAAACAAGAAATTGTTGACGATTTATGGAGATATGTTCAAGACGGCACAGTTGATCTGATTGGCAGTGACCACGGTCCGTTTTTGCCAAGTGAAAAGGAAATTGGCTATCAAGATATTTTTACGGCTCCGGCTGGTTTCCCCGGAATAGATCTTAGACTGCCTTTACTGTTAAACGCCATGAAGTCAGGAAAAATAACCTTAAAAAGAATCATTGAACTAATTTGCACTAATCCGGCGAAAACTTATGGGTTATATCCGCAGAAAGGCGCAATCCGGATCGGGGCAGACGCCGATTTTGTTATGGTTGATTTAGAACGGGCCTTTGTTGTCGACAGACAGAAAGGGTATTCTCGCTCGGCCGATACGGCAAGATTATATGACGGTCTGTTGCTTTACGGTTTACCGACAATGACGATCGTGCGTGGCCGAGTTGTTATGCGAAATGGCATCGTTGCTGCTGAAGACGCAGGCTGGGGTCAATTGGTTACCGTGAGCAAATAA
- a CDS encoding AroM family protein has translation MEEKIVALISIGQSPRRDLTGDFENTCGTDFRFLDIGALDNLSMAQIAGLAPKAGEAGLITKLRNGRVSYVAHAKIQHYIEQALNKAVENGAKQAVVACTGEFSCQHPQLSVIIPNQVLASEVAGILKQGDKLAVLVPMPGQVGEATLRWEKRGFSVSKTIVANPFVNQQVLLDAICRDPIIQSTQALIADCFGFTIAFFNQAVQVYDKPIFLSRKLIGNRLLSGD, from the coding sequence ATGGAAGAAAAAATAGTCGCACTGATTTCTATCGGACAGTCTCCCCGGCGGGATCTTACCGGTGATTTTGAGAATACCTGCGGAACTGATTTCCGGTTTCTTGATATAGGCGCCTTGGATAATTTGTCAATGGCCCAAATTGCCGGATTGGCTCCTAAGGCCGGTGAAGCCGGGTTAATCACCAAACTGCGCAATGGCCGGGTCAGTTATGTGGCGCATGCTAAAATTCAGCACTATATTGAACAGGCTTTGAATAAGGCTGTGGAAAACGGTGCAAAACAGGCTGTGGTTGCCTGTACCGGAGAATTTTCCTGTCAGCACCCGCAACTGTCCGTAATTATTCCCAATCAGGTTCTGGCAAGTGAGGTCGCCGGCATTTTGAAGCAAGGTGATAAATTGGCCGTCCTTGTGCCAATGCCGGGACAAGTGGGCGAAGCAACTCTGCGCTGGGAAAAGCGTGGTTTTTCAGTTAGCAAAACCATTGTGGCAAATCCTTTTGTTAATCAGCAGGTATTACTGGACGCTATCTGCCGGGATCCCATTATCCAGTCGACACAAGCACTGATTGCGGATTGTTTTGGTTTTACTATTGCTTTTTTTAATCAAGCTGTACAAGTTTATGATAAACCGATTTTTTTATCCCGCAAGTTAATAGGCAACCGGCTGCTTTCAGGAGATTAG
- a CDS encoding Zn-dependent hydrolase gives MRMQGIDILAVQAHIKKLAELGQTPDGGTSRLSYSEAWQQAQDFVSGLMQAAGMTVERDAFGNLIGTCRGQNQSLPYLMTGSHLDTVPEGGSLDGALGIIGAIECIRSWRVNGFKPLRTVKIVATVEEEGTLFGVGCLGSRVMAGEMPLEKLVQLKDRSGKTLQQYLSAQQLDIAAAGAARIATEDIHAFLELHVEQGSELDISGQPWAVVTDIVGIDRLWITLQGHANHAGTTRMDRRKDALVAAGRLVQEIYQNALDSQGLYVSTAGTCCVAPGAVNVIPGQVELAVETRASQDAVMERVYQNIISLLQGIEKQYGVKGAITRRSTTPAVSLAPTMIKEFEKAAHKLDMAVCKMPSWAGHDAKIMAGITSCGMLFVPSRNGISHSREEDTRWTDVEKGLQVFCETMQCIASGR, from the coding sequence ATGAGGATGCAAGGCATTGATATTTTGGCAGTACAAGCGCATATCAAAAAACTGGCTGAGCTAGGGCAAACGCCTGATGGCGGGACAAGCAGGTTATCGTATTCCGAAGCCTGGCAGCAAGCACAGGATTTTGTTTCCGGTCTGATGCAGGCTGCGGGAATGACTGTGGAGCGGGATGCATTTGGAAACTTAATTGGCACCTGCCGGGGCCAAAACCAGTCACTGCCGTATCTGATGACAGGCTCGCATTTGGATACTGTTCCGGAAGGCGGCAGTTTAGATGGTGCTCTGGGCATTATTGGTGCAATTGAATGTATTCGGAGTTGGCGGGTAAACGGTTTTAAACCGTTGCGTACAGTTAAAATAGTGGCAACAGTGGAAGAAGAAGGAACACTATTTGGTGTGGGGTGTCTCGGGAGCAGGGTAATGGCCGGCGAGATGCCGTTGGAGAAACTGGTGCAGTTAAAAGACCGATCAGGCAAGACGCTCCAGCAATATCTTAGCGCGCAGCAGCTGGATATTGCTGCCGCCGGCGCAGCGAGGATAGCAACAGAGGACATTCACGCATTTTTGGAATTGCATGTTGAGCAAGGCAGTGAGCTGGATATTTCTGGGCAACCTTGGGCGGTGGTCACTGATATTGTCGGGATTGATCGGCTGTGGATAACGCTTCAGGGGCATGCCAATCATGCAGGAACTACCCGCATGGACAGGCGCAAGGATGCACTTGTCGCAGCAGGCAGGCTGGTCCAGGAAATATATCAAAATGCCCTGGATTCACAAGGTCTGTATGTATCCACAGCAGGTACCTGCTGTGTCGCTCCCGGAGCGGTAAATGTAATTCCCGGGCAAGTCGAGCTGGCAGTGGAAACGCGGGCTTCACAGGATGCGGTTATGGAAAGGGTCTATCAGAATATTATTAGTTTACTGCAGGGGATTGAAAAGCAATATGGTGTTAAAGGAGCCATAACCAGGCGTAGTACGACTCCTGCTGTTAGTTTAGCGCCGACCATGATTAAGGAATTTGAGAAAGCTGCGCACAAATTAGACATGGCAGTGTGCAAAATGCCCAGTTGGGCGGGGCATGACGCTAAAATTATGGCTGGTATTACCTCGTGTGGAATGTTATTTGTGCCTTCGCGAAACGGGATCAGCCATTCGCGCGAGGAAGATACACGCTGGACGGATGTGGAAAAGGGGCTGCAGGTTTTTTGTGAAACAATGCAATGCATTGCCTCCGGCCGTTGA
- a CDS encoding amino acid ABC transporter ATP-binding protein, with the protein MLQVCHLAKSYGDLQVLKDVSMKISEGEVVCIIGPSGSGKSTFLRCLNLLEVPQQGEIIYLGQNIMEPQVDIRLIRKEIGMVFQNFNLFPLYTVLNNVSIAPIKNKNFSAKAAKEIAMKVLTDVGMENKIDAYPRQLSGGQQQRVAIARALAMEPKIMLFDEPTSALDPELVGDVLAVMRKLAQDGMTMIIVTHEMAFAKDVADRVIFMDKGYIVEEGTAHEIFSNPQNERTREFLSRVLN; encoded by the coding sequence ATGTTGCAGGTTTGTCATTTAGCAAAAAGCTATGGGGACTTACAAGTTTTGAAAGATGTAAGCATGAAGATTTCGGAAGGAGAGGTCGTTTGCATTATCGGACCGTCAGGTTCAGGAAAGAGTACTTTTTTACGCTGCCTGAATCTATTGGAAGTCCCGCAACAGGGTGAAATCATCTATTTAGGGCAAAACATTATGGAACCTCAGGTAGACATTAGGCTGATCAGAAAAGAGATTGGTATGGTGTTTCAAAATTTCAATTTATTTCCTTTGTATACGGTTCTGAATAATGTATCTATTGCGCCCATAAAAAATAAAAACTTTAGTGCGAAAGCAGCTAAAGAAATTGCAATGAAAGTACTGACTGATGTTGGCATGGAGAATAAAATCGATGCTTATCCCCGGCAGTTATCCGGCGGGCAGCAGCAAAGAGTTGCTATTGCCCGGGCTTTGGCAATGGAACCAAAAATCATGCTGTTTGATGAACCGACTTCTGCTCTGGATCCGGAACTCGTTGGTGATGTATTGGCAGTTATGCGCAAACTGGCGCAGGACGGAATGACGATGATTATTGTGACGCATGAAATGGCCTTTGCGAAGGATGTCGCCGATCGGGTGATTTTTATGGATAAGGGATATATTGTGGAAGAGGGAACTGCTCATGAGATATTCTCCAACCCGCAAAATGAAAGAACCAGAGAATTTCTGTCCAGGGTGCTCAATTGA
- a CDS encoding transporter substrate-binding domain-containing protein, with translation MKRLFKILITAALLTGIAAGLTGCGSTATKQETPADGGKTTKSGYTVGKSIQAIKDKGYLTIGCDSSYAPFSFIDTTSDNKSPIGIDIELGKAIAEEIGVEARFEPMLFKALLSSLSTDMIDIGIDAITPTEERKKIVDFSDMYILCEDKMIVKKENMSNLATLESFYGKPVAANTGSIQEKFANDFIQDVQLFSSPNLPTSILELQAGHVAGIVVEKSVGQQYIAAYPNLAFSDAVLTGSYAKGYSVAYKKGGDDLGALINGVVAKVKADGKIEQWRDQYSETAAKMLISNKK, from the coding sequence ATGAAACGATTATTCAAAATCTTGATTACCGCAGCTTTGCTTACCGGAATCGCCGCCGGCTTAACCGGCTGCGGATCGACCGCAACAAAGCAGGAAACGCCTGCCGATGGAGGCAAAACAACGAAATCGGGTTATACCGTGGGAAAATCTATCCAGGCAATTAAGGATAAAGGCTATTTGACAATAGGCTGCGATTCCTCCTATGCGCCATTTTCTTTTATTGATACTACTTCAGACAATAAAAGCCCGATAGGCATTGACATTGAATTAGGCAAGGCTATTGCTGAGGAAATAGGAGTAGAAGCCAGGTTTGAACCCATGCTGTTTAAAGCGCTGCTTTCTTCTTTGTCCACCGATATGATTGATATTGGTATTGACGCAATTACACCGACTGAAGAAAGAAAGAAGATTGTTGATTTTTCGGATATGTATATCCTTTGTGAAGATAAAATGATTGTAAAAAAAGAAAACATGAGCAATCTAGCTACTTTGGAGTCTTTTTACGGTAAACCGGTTGCTGCCAATACCGGTTCTATTCAAGAAAAATTTGCCAATGATTTTATTCAAGATGTGCAGCTATTTTCATCACCAAACTTGCCTACATCCATCCTGGAACTACAGGCGGGCCATGTTGCCGGGATTGTCGTGGAAAAATCAGTTGGACAGCAATATATTGCCGCCTATCCCAATCTTGCGTTTAGTGACGCAGTACTGACCGGATCCTATGCCAAAGGCTATTCGGTTGCCTATAAAAAAGGCGGCGATGATTTAGGCGCATTGATCAATGGGGTGGTAGCCAAGGTAAAAGCGGATGGAAAAATTGAACAATGGCGGGATCAGTATAGCGAAACTGCCGCGAAAATGCTTATTTCCAATAAGAAATAA
- a CDS encoding amidohydrolase family protein — protein sequence MRCLIKNGYLHQFNATKSSFIRGNLIINDDYIEELSGWCPPEQSFDKVIDATDCLIIPGLINAHIHTHCHFVKGLFDNLPLEMWMLYTKPYFTGRVETPDDVYIKALFSCIEILKTGTTMIIDDLVHCPTFSPQHYSMIMKAYKKAGLRADVSVNIINKPAYETIPYLDELMNDNLKTRLRAGAMPPEREILQYLEGLIRQYNVPDAVQRCVLAPSGPQRCTVPLMKGMRDLAEKYHLPVVSHVLETRVQKETGQLFFGKSLVEWMNENDLLYPNLLAIHSVWVTDEDIQLMKQSGCKTVHNPASNLKLGSGIAPVGRLLREGITVGLGTDNTSCSDSLNMFESLKLSALLQKIQTPDYENWIGAQEAIRMATYNGAECACMQNKIGSIQVGQKADIVIIDTNNERFLPANNYVNQLVFCENGQSVRDVIINGRIVVENKKIVTFNEAEVIEEFKRVMNRMKKQQELAGKEAAEVDNLYREAYYKTIRHGDHKSSSV from the coding sequence GTGCGCTGTTTAATCAAGAACGGGTATTTGCATCAGTTTAATGCAACGAAATCTTCCTTTATCCGGGGTAATTTAATCATCAATGATGACTATATTGAGGAATTGTCCGGCTGGTGCCCGCCGGAACAGTCTTTTGATAAGGTAATTGATGCCACAGATTGTTTGATTATTCCCGGTCTGATCAATGCGCATATTCATACGCATTGTCATTTTGTCAAAGGCCTGTTTGATAATCTTCCGCTGGAAATGTGGATGCTGTATACCAAACCATACTTCACGGGCAGGGTGGAAACACCGGACGATGTGTATATTAAAGCCTTGTTTAGCTGCATTGAGATTTTAAAGACCGGGACAACAATGATTATAGATGATCTTGTACATTGTCCTACCTTCAGCCCGCAGCATTACAGCATGATCATGAAAGCTTATAAAAAAGCCGGTTTGCGCGCGGATGTTAGTGTCAATATCATTAATAAGCCGGCGTATGAAACGATTCCCTATTTGGATGAACTGATGAACGATAACCTGAAGACAAGGCTGCGGGCTGGAGCAATGCCGCCTGAAAGAGAGATTCTTCAATATCTGGAAGGGTTAATTAGGCAATATAATGTTCCTGATGCTGTGCAGCGCTGTGTTTTAGCGCCTTCAGGACCACAAAGATGCACTGTGCCGCTAATGAAAGGGATGCGGGATTTAGCGGAAAAATATCATTTGCCCGTGGTGTCGCATGTATTGGAAACCAGAGTGCAAAAGGAAACCGGACAGTTGTTTTTTGGAAAAAGCCTTGTTGAGTGGATGAACGAGAATGATTTGCTGTACCCCAATTTACTGGCTATTCATTCTGTCTGGGTTACCGATGAGGATATTCAACTGATGAAGCAAAGTGGTTGCAAAACGGTGCATAACCCGGCTTCCAATCTAAAACTCGGCAGCGGTATCGCACCGGTGGGGAGACTGCTCAGGGAGGGAATTACAGTCGGGTTAGGTACTGACAATACAAGTTGCAGTGATTCATTAAATATGTTTGAATCGCTAAAACTGTCGGCCCTATTACAGAAAATCCAGACGCCTGATTATGAAAACTGGATTGGGGCACAGGAGGCAATCCGTATGGCAACATATAACGGTGCGGAATGTGCCTGCATGCAAAATAAGATCGGGTCTATCCAGGTGGGACAAAAAGCCGATATTGTCATTATTGATACCAATAATGAGCGGTTTTTGCCGGCCAATAATTATGTGAATCAATTGGTTTTTTGTGAAAACGGGCAATCGGTCCGTGATGTCATCATTAATGGACGAATTGTAGTGGAAAACAAAAAAATAGTTACTTTTAATGAAGCGGAAGTTATTGAAGAATTCAAACGGGTTATGAACAGGATGAAAAAGCAGCAAGAGCTGGCGGGCAAGGAAGCTGCGGAGGTGGATAATCTTTACCGGGAAGCCTATTATAAGACAATCCGGCATGGTGATCATAAGTCATCAAGTGTATGA
- a CDS encoding amino acid ABC transporter permease: MKHILELAIQYKSYLILGTKITIIVSFAAIILGFFMGLWLAIIRVGDNKPLRWLANVYVEFIRGTPVLVQIAMVYYGLPLAGIHFPDIMVFDVKMNRLSCGIIALALNSAAYICEIIRGGILSIDKGQTEAALSLGFTKFNIMRLFILPHALKNMLPSLGNEFVVMIKTSSQVSVMGLADLMYVADLIRGNSFQAFTPLVIIAVIYLIITTGMSMVMRKLESMLRAVG; this comes from the coding sequence ATGAAGCATATTTTAGAATTGGCGATTCAGTATAAGAGCTATCTTATATTAGGGACAAAAATTACGATTATTGTCTCCTTTGCAGCAATAATCCTGGGCTTTTTTATGGGCTTGTGGCTGGCAATAATCAGGGTGGGAGACAACAAGCCTTTACGGTGGCTGGCCAATGTTTACGTCGAATTTATCAGAGGAACACCAGTACTGGTGCAAATTGCAATGGTATATTACGGACTTCCTCTGGCGGGGATTCATTTTCCCGATATAATGGTTTTTGACGTAAAGATGAATCGGCTGAGCTGTGGAATTATTGCGCTGGCGCTTAATAGTGCCGCATATATTTGTGAAATTATCCGCGGAGGAATTTTATCCATTGACAAAGGGCAAACCGAAGCCGCCTTATCTCTTGGTTTTACAAAATTCAATATTATGCGGCTGTTTATTTTACCGCATGCGTTAAAGAATATGCTGCCGTCACTTGGCAATGAATTTGTTGTTATGATCAAAACATCATCACAAGTATCGGTCATGGGGCTGGCTGATCTAATGTATGTTGCCGATCTGATTAGGGGAAATAGTTTCCAGGCCTTTACGCCTCTTGTGATTATTGCGGTGATTTATTTAATTATCACGACAGGTATGTCTATGGTAATGAGGAAACTCGAAAGTATGCTGAGAGCAGTGGGCTGA
- a CDS encoding sugar porter family MFS transporter has protein sequence MNKRKCKTGLIYFFGALGGLLFGYDTGVIAIALTYIKKDITLSMTQLSSIAEGLIVSGVLWGAIPGAVLTGPLSDRFGRKRVIIALGFLFTVGALGCAWAPTVSILIFSRIILGVAVGGASGLVPVYLSEMAPAGSRGMIGGINTSMNAVGILMAYIFGNICAATADWRMMVGLAVVPAIMLMVGMIFMPESPRWLLQNVSEEASRKVLLLMRNEQEVEAEIAEIKLANEMEKKQSQSIWKMLSEPWVRKLILIGIGLAVGQQVLGAQVLLYYTPTILLGVGFSEQFALLSTLGIGVINLFFTFLGMALIDRWGRKKLLIAGNSLMCVSIALLGSLGLLNISSGPLMLACMCLFMVGFSSTWGMTVWVVLSEIFPLKIRGFGMGICSTCLWVACALVSQFFPILSDIIGYYTIFLIFAGINVVALLYVAFQLPETKGYSLEMIEMNMQARYAKRPKERFFESS, from the coding sequence ATGAACAAGAGAAAATGTAAGACGGGACTCATCTACTTTTTCGGCGCATTGGGGGGCCTGCTGTTTGGCTATGACACTGGTGTCATAGCCATAGCGCTCACGTATATCAAAAAAGACATCACCCTTTCCATGACTCAATTATCTTCCATAGCGGAGGGGTTGATTGTCAGCGGCGTGCTGTGGGGTGCCATACCCGGCGCTGTGCTGACCGGACCTCTTTCGGATCGCTTCGGCCGTAAGCGTGTGATCATCGCTTTGGGCTTTCTCTTCACGGTTGGAGCGTTGGGCTGTGCTTGGGCGCCGACTGTATCCATATTAATTTTTTCACGCATCATTCTTGGGGTTGCAGTCGGCGGCGCGTCGGGTCTGGTGCCAGTCTATCTTTCCGAAATGGCGCCGGCGGGCAGCCGCGGGATGATCGGCGGCATCAATACAAGCATGAATGCCGTTGGTATCCTGATGGCGTATATATTTGGCAATATCTGTGCTGCCACTGCCGATTGGCGCATGATGGTCGGTCTAGCCGTTGTTCCCGCGATCATGCTGATGGTTGGTATGATTTTTATGCCGGAAAGCCCACGCTGGCTATTACAGAATGTGAGCGAGGAAGCTTCGAGAAAGGTTTTGCTCCTGATGCGCAACGAGCAGGAGGTCGAGGCGGAGATCGCGGAGATCAAATTAGCGAACGAAATGGAAAAGAAGCAGAGCCAGAGCATATGGAAAATGCTTTCCGAACCGTGGGTCCGCAAATTAATCCTGATCGGGATAGGGTTGGCTGTCGGGCAGCAGGTCCTTGGCGCGCAGGTTCTTTTGTATTATACGCCGACAATTCTGCTTGGCGTGGGGTTCTCCGAACAGTTCGCTCTGCTGTCCACGCTGGGCATCGGCGTCATCAATCTGTTCTTTACCTTCCTGGGTATGGCTTTAATCGACCGCTGGGGGCGTAAAAAGCTGCTTATTGCCGGAAACTCCCTGATGTGTGTTTCGATCGCATTGCTTGGCAGCCTGGGACTTCTCAACATTAGCTCAGGCCCGCTGATGCTGGCCTGCATGTGCCTGTTTATGGTCGGATTCTCTTCCACATGGGGAATGACGGTCTGGGTTGTTCTTTCGGAGATCTTTCCGCTCAAAATCCGCGGTTTTGGGATGGGAATCTGCAGTACCTGTCTGTGGGTGGCCTGCGCTTTGGTTTCGCAGTTTTTTCCAATTCTGTCAGATATCATTGGATATTACACCATCTTCTTGATTTTTGCGGGAATCAACGTGGTTGCATTGCTGTACGTGGCGTTCCAGCTGCCTGAAACCAAGGGCTATTCTCTGGAGATGATCGAGATGAACATGCAGGCGCGTTACGCAAAGCGCCCTAAGGAGCGTTTCTTTGAAAGCTCTTGA